One stretch of Roseimicrobium sp. ORNL1 DNA includes these proteins:
- a CDS encoding biopolymer transporter ExbD — MKLVSHLPKPGFWMYLGPVLNVLLLLLLFFLLGSNFVIQSGVAVKLPESASRLSGFERAQVVTLPSGNDSSMYFNGRPVTYEELGRQLELKKTEGRRLIIHADGGAPLGGRFQQVSNLALRMGYEVAFATQPSR; from the coding sequence ATGAAGCTCGTCAGTCATCTGCCGAAGCCGGGCTTCTGGATGTACCTGGGGCCGGTGCTCAACGTGCTGCTGCTCCTGCTGCTCTTCTTCCTGCTGGGCTCGAACTTCGTGATCCAGAGCGGCGTGGCGGTGAAGCTGCCGGAGAGTGCCTCTCGCCTCAGCGGCTTTGAGCGCGCGCAGGTGGTGACCCTGCCCTCGGGCAATGATTCCTCCATGTACTTCAATGGCCGGCCGGTGACCTACGAGGAACTCGGCCGTCAGCTTGAGCTGAAGAAGACCGAGGGACGCCGGCTCATCATTCACGCGGATGGGGGAGCGCCGCTGGGCGGACGTTTCCAGCAGGTGAGCAATCTCGCCCTGCGCATGGGCTATGAGGTGGCCTTTGCCACCCAGCCGTCGAGGTGA
- a CDS encoding MotA/TolQ/ExbB proton channel family protein — protein MLDLISKGGALVWVLLGCFGLALAIFAERISYYHRAGMNVGEFLAGLASLIRRKNYAEALQECVATRVPAGRVLHAALLRHHATREQLKDIVQEAGQLEVPRLERYLSVLHGIAHATPLIGLLGTILGLMNTFTRLNNVNGYATPADVANGVFLALITSALGLVVAIPSYLFYSFLAAKARHLMHDLERAGIEIVNILEDNREPAHAAPAMGAQIVEFRKADSGSALKRG, from the coding sequence ATGCTCGATCTGATTTCCAAAGGAGGCGCCCTTGTCTGGGTGCTCCTGGGTTGCTTTGGGCTGGCCCTGGCAATCTTTGCGGAACGCATCTCGTACTACCATCGGGCAGGCATGAATGTCGGTGAATTCCTCGCCGGACTTGCCAGTCTGATTCGCCGGAAAAACTACGCCGAGGCTCTCCAGGAATGCGTGGCCACCCGTGTGCCTGCCGGCCGTGTGCTGCACGCCGCGTTGCTGCGCCACCATGCGACGCGCGAGCAGTTGAAAGACATCGTGCAGGAAGCTGGCCAGCTCGAGGTGCCGCGCTTGGAGCGCTATCTCAGCGTGCTGCACGGCATCGCTCACGCCACGCCTCTCATCGGTCTTCTGGGCACCATCCTCGGCCTGATGAACACCTTCACCCGCCTGAACAATGTGAATGGCTATGCCACGCCGGCGGATGTGGCGAATGGAGTCTTCCTCGCGCTCATTACCTCGGCCCTGGGTCTGGTGGTGGCGATTCCAAGCTACCTTTTCTATTCGTTCCTGGCAGCCAAGGCCCGCCACCTCATGCATGACCTGGAGCGCGCCGGTATCGAAATCGTGAACATCCTCGAGGACAATCGCGAGCCTGCGCACGCTGCTCCCGCGATGGGGGCGCAGATTGTGGAGTTCCGCAAGGCCGACTCCGGCAGCGCGCTGAAGCGCGGATAA
- a CDS encoding aminodeoxychorismate/anthranilate synthase component II has translation MLLIIDNYDSFTYNLVQYFGEMGATMEIRRNDQVTLDEIEKMQPTHVCISPGPCTPKEAGLSNDVIRRFGSRVPLLGVCLGHQCIGDVFGGDVVRAGRLMHGKVSRIHHTNASVFATMPQDFEATRYHSLIVKRDTLPDCLEITAVAADDDSEIMGLRHKELPIHGVQFHPESILTQDGKRLLKNFLEMSA, from the coding sequence ATGCTCCTCATCATCGACAACTACGACTCCTTTACCTACAACCTCGTGCAGTACTTCGGGGAAATGGGCGCCACCATGGAGATCCGCCGCAACGATCAGGTGACGCTGGATGAAATCGAGAAGATGCAGCCCACGCATGTGTGCATCTCTCCCGGACCCTGCACGCCCAAGGAAGCGGGTCTGAGCAATGACGTGATCCGCCGCTTCGGCAGCAGGGTGCCGCTTCTCGGTGTTTGCCTGGGACATCAATGCATCGGTGATGTGTTCGGCGGCGATGTGGTGCGCGCGGGCCGGCTCATGCACGGCAAGGTCTCACGCATTCATCACACGAATGCTTCTGTCTTCGCCACCATGCCGCAGGACTTCGAAGCCACGCGCTACCATTCTCTCATCGTGAAGCGTGATACGCTGCCGGACTGTCTGGAGATCACGGCAGTGGCAGCCGATGACGATTCTGAGATCATGGGCCTGCGCCACAAGGAACTGCCCATCCACGGCGTGCAATTCCACCCGGAAAGCATTCTCACCCAAGATGGTAAACGACTGTTGAAGAATTTTCTGGAAATGAGCGCCTAG
- a CDS encoding ATP-binding protein, with product MSRLLSLREALSHAPDNTALLLLYGHTCLDELLLEEAHDIFSRILCLEPDHVEAQLCLARTLVLQGDTSGAAVRVERILQRDPGNASAHLVLSRIFLAENNRNRALEFYQRAQEMDSSICDPALEADLGRVSKPGTPQRDKSGNAFDLLDEDDLSTEVQQEFFDDPFDEAVTGDWKPETFFAPGDGERFRVTFSDVGGMDALKEEIRLKIIYPLQHPELYKAYGRRTGGGILLYGPPGCGKTLLLRATAGEVACNYFAIGLHEIFDPYYGSIERNLHQIFETARANTPCVLVFDEIDSLAPNRRDVRDTQTRNIVNQFLSELDGLRGENQRILVIGATNSPWQLDPALRRPGRFDQAIFVPPPDESARLQIIKLLSKGKPIAQLDDAALAQATAGFSGADLRWVFDRAAELALADALHAGKTVPIRMESLLEISKSHVPSTNAWLDGVKQHAPAAQTDALYNEVRKFMQQQASARQQG from the coding sequence ATGTCACGACTCCTCTCTCTTCGCGAAGCCCTCAGCCATGCTCCGGACAACACGGCGCTGCTGCTGCTGTATGGTCACACGTGCCTTGATGAGCTCCTGCTCGAGGAAGCGCACGACATCTTTTCCCGCATCCTCTGCCTGGAGCCGGATCACGTGGAAGCCCAGCTCTGCCTGGCCCGCACTCTGGTGCTCCAGGGTGACACCAGCGGCGCTGCCGTGCGTGTGGAGCGCATCCTGCAGCGCGATCCCGGCAATGCCTCCGCCCACCTGGTGCTGAGCCGCATCTTTCTCGCGGAGAACAACCGGAACCGTGCGCTCGAATTCTACCAGCGCGCCCAGGAGATGGATTCGTCGATCTGCGATCCTGCCCTGGAAGCGGATCTCGGTCGCGTGTCCAAGCCGGGTACGCCACAACGAGACAAGTCCGGCAATGCCTTTGACCTGCTGGATGAAGACGACCTCTCGACGGAGGTGCAGCAGGAATTCTTTGATGATCCCTTCGATGAAGCCGTCACCGGCGACTGGAAGCCGGAGACCTTCTTCGCTCCGGGCGATGGTGAGCGTTTCCGTGTGACCTTCTCCGATGTGGGCGGCATGGATGCCCTGAAGGAGGAGATCCGCCTGAAGATCATCTATCCCCTGCAGCATCCCGAGCTCTACAAGGCCTACGGTCGCAGAACGGGCGGCGGCATCCTGCTGTATGGCCCTCCCGGCTGCGGCAAGACCCTCCTGCTGCGCGCGACTGCCGGTGAGGTGGCGTGCAATTACTTCGCCATCGGCCTGCACGAGATTTTCGACCCCTACTACGGGAGCATCGAGCGCAACCTGCACCAGATTTTTGAGACCGCGCGGGCCAACACGCCCTGCGTGCTGGTGTTTGACGAGATCGACAGCCTCGCTCCGAATCGCCGCGACGTGCGCGACACGCAGACGCGGAACATCGTGAACCAGTTCCTCAGCGAGCTGGATGGTCTGCGCGGTGAAAACCAGCGCATCCTGGTCATCGGCGCAACCAATTCACCCTGGCAGCTCGACCCGGCGCTGCGTCGCCCGGGACGCTTTGATCAGGCTATTTTCGTGCCGCCGCCAGATGAAAGCGCCCGGCTGCAAATCATCAAGTTGCTCTCCAAGGGCAAGCCGATTGCGCAGCTCGATGATGCTGCCCTTGCGCAGGCGACCGCCGGATTCTCCGGGGCAGACCTTCGTTGGGTGTTTGACCGCGCTGCCGAGCTCGCCCTGGCAGATGCCCTGCATGCCGGGAAGACGGTGCCCATCCGCATGGAGTCCCTCCTCGAGATCTCCAAGAGTCATGTACCCAGCACCAATGCCTGGCTGGATGGCGTGAAACAACACGCCCCCGCTGCGCAGACCGACGCCCTCTACAACGAGGTGCGCAAGTTCATGCAGCAGCAGGCCAGCGCGCGACAGCAGGGCTAG
- the ribD gene encoding bifunctional diaminohydroxyphosphoribosylaminopyrimidine deaminase/5-amino-6-(5-phosphoribosylamino)uracil reductase RibD — MASSDDEYFMTIALAQASRGIGLTAPNPPVGAVIVKDGTVLGEGYHHRAGLPHAEIEALQDAMGGGHDVRGATAYVTLEPCSTKGRTQPCTRALIHAGISRVVYALHDPNPKHAGSADKLLRNEGIEVESGVLEEECSRLIRPFAKWITTGIPYVIAKVGQSLDGRITRPPGESQNITSKAAREHAMQLRVRCDAILVGGETVRQDNPRLTLRGEDIPEEKNQPWRVVVTRSGSLPKKSHIFTDEFKKRTKVLKGDLSFEEILRELAKMDITCVLVEGGGNLLGQAFASRHVDECFWYLAPRICGGGVMSVGGVAFPDGAGSVELADVWHESLGDNFLIHGYPVWE, encoded by the coding sequence ATGGCTTCCTCGGACGACGAATACTTCATGACCATCGCATTGGCGCAGGCCTCACGAGGCATCGGGCTCACTGCTCCCAACCCGCCCGTGGGCGCCGTGATCGTGAAAGACGGCACCGTGCTGGGGGAAGGTTATCATCATCGCGCAGGCCTCCCCCATGCCGAGATCGAGGCACTGCAAGATGCGATGGGCGGCGGCCATGATGTACGCGGTGCCACGGCGTACGTGACGCTCGAGCCCTGCTCCACGAAGGGACGCACGCAGCCCTGCACCCGGGCGCTCATCCACGCAGGCATCTCGCGCGTGGTGTATGCGCTCCACGATCCCAATCCCAAGCACGCCGGCTCCGCGGACAAGCTCCTGCGCAACGAGGGTATCGAAGTGGAAAGCGGGGTGCTGGAGGAGGAATGCTCCCGGCTGATCCGCCCTTTCGCCAAGTGGATCACCACCGGCATCCCGTACGTCATCGCCAAAGTGGGGCAGAGCCTGGATGGCCGCATCACCCGGCCGCCTGGCGAATCCCAGAACATCACCAGCAAAGCGGCGCGGGAGCACGCGATGCAACTGCGGGTGCGGTGCGATGCCATCCTGGTGGGCGGTGAAACCGTGCGCCAGGACAATCCACGGCTGACACTGCGTGGTGAAGACATCCCCGAGGAGAAGAATCAACCCTGGCGAGTGGTCGTGACGCGCTCTGGCAGCCTGCCGAAGAAGTCGCACATCTTCACAGATGAATTCAAGAAGCGGACGAAGGTGCTGAAGGGAGATCTGTCGTTTGAAGAAATTCTGCGTGAGCTCGCCAAGATGGACATCACCTGCGTGCTCGTGGAAGGCGGCGGCAATCTGCTGGGCCAGGCCTTCGCCTCACGCCATGTCGACGAGTGCTTCTGGTACCTCGCCCCGCGCATCTGTGGCGGCGGTGTGATGTCCGTGGGCGGCGTGGCCTTTCCAGATGGTGCTGGCTCCGTGGAACTCGCCGACGTGTGGCACGAGAGTCTGGGAGATAACTTCCTGATTCATGGGTACCCGGTGTGGGAGTAG
- a CDS encoding type II toxin-antitoxin system RelE/ParE family toxin translates to MMLPLVVRHEAEQEFDAAISWYMEQAPPEWGHQFMSAVHHAFDKIQTHPEQFNFHRLGTRHYQLRQFPYDIHYLVEPDRIVVIAVFHRRRDDNALSERL, encoded by the coding sequence ATGATGTTGCCGCTCGTCGTTCGACACGAAGCGGAGCAGGAATTCGACGCGGCCATCTCGTGGTACATGGAGCAGGCCCCTCCCGAATGGGGTCACCAATTCATGTCTGCGGTGCACCATGCTTTCGATAAGATTCAAACTCATCCCGAACAGTTCAATTTTCATCGACTGGGAACACGGCACTACCAGTTGAGGCAATTTCCCTATGACATCCATTATTTGGTGGAGCCTGACCGCATCGTGGTAATTGCCGTTTTCCATCGACGTCGTGATGACAATGCATTGAGTGAACGACTGTGA
- a CDS encoding HAD family hydrolase — protein sequence MNLRPAFFFDRDGVVNVSPGAGYVLRWEDFHFCDGVIEALAWLKKRGFALVLVTNQQGVGKGLMTQSALDDMHHHMQEELAKHGAAFDAIHACTCLKGNPGCTCHKPSPEMVLAAAKNLQLDLAQSWLIGDQDRDIQMAISAGVPHTIRVTGEHECGVQAGHVIKGMSELPALLKSLMQGE from the coding sequence GTGAACTTGCGTCCTGCCTTTTTCTTCGACCGCGATGGTGTGGTGAATGTCTCACCCGGCGCCGGCTATGTGCTGCGCTGGGAGGACTTCCATTTTTGTGACGGCGTCATCGAAGCGCTGGCCTGGCTGAAGAAGCGTGGCTTTGCATTGGTGCTGGTGACCAATCAACAAGGTGTGGGCAAGGGGCTCATGACCCAGTCCGCGCTGGATGACATGCATCACCACATGCAGGAGGAACTGGCCAAACACGGTGCGGCTTTTGATGCCATCCACGCCTGCACCTGCCTGAAAGGCAACCCGGGCTGCACCTGCCACAAGCCGAGTCCGGAGATGGTGCTGGCTGCCGCCAAGAACCTGCAACTCGACCTCGCGCAGTCCTGGCTCATCGGCGATCAGGATCGCGACATCCAGATGGCCATCAGCGCGGGTGTGCCTCATACCATTCGTGTTACCGGTGAGCACGAGTGCGGAGTGCAGGCCGGGCATGTCATCAAGGGCATGTCTGAGCTTCCAGCACTCCTGAAGTCGTTGATGCAGGGTGAATAG
- a CDS encoding DUF2752 domain-containing protein, translating to MSEAPPGSAVTESSIPERPSWGRRLWRGLTVPWFSSLLEQTAMCRAMLAMVALLGGAHLMGWSIWPCFFANMTGLPCPGCGMTRATAALLKGQWGLAMKHHPFSPGFMVMAAFLAWAALAPKAWRDPVNRWVKAFERRTCLPLLFLVCTFIYGLIRMAVPSTHPLIVSPPPVRTWLQERIVKGTE from the coding sequence ATGAGTGAGGCGCCCCCAGGTTCTGCTGTCACGGAGTCTTCGATACCTGAGCGGCCCTCATGGGGTCGGCGGCTCTGGCGGGGCCTCACCGTACCATGGTTCTCCTCCCTCCTGGAACAGACGGCTATGTGCCGCGCGATGCTGGCTATGGTAGCGCTCCTGGGAGGTGCGCACCTCATGGGGTGGTCGATCTGGCCGTGTTTCTTTGCCAACATGACTGGCCTGCCCTGCCCAGGTTGTGGCATGACGCGCGCCACTGCGGCCCTGCTGAAGGGGCAGTGGGGTTTGGCCATGAAGCATCACCCCTTTTCACCGGGGTTCATGGTGATGGCAGCCTTCCTCGCATGGGCGGCGCTGGCGCCCAAGGCCTGGCGTGATCCCGTAAATCGATGGGTAAAGGCGTTCGAGCGACGCACGTGCCTGCCTCTTCTCTTTTTGGTGTGTACCTTCATTTATGGCTTGATCCGGATGGCAGTCCCCTCCACCCATCCGCTTATCGTCAGTCCTCCACCGGTACGCACCTGGTTGCAGGAGCGGATCGTGAAGGGGACGGAATAA
- a CDS encoding c-type cytochrome: protein MKSFTRILLAALLVSQVAAVHGADEAKGAGQEAAVLYQNVCAACHGPKGEGRQDLKAPSIAALPDWYVRAQLENFRNDRRGTHSQDPEGQLMRAVSKVLTADQAKAMAVHVASLPRHTPVATIQADTTEGRLLYGERCMECHRYNAEGELFFGSPPLIGLQDWYLASQIKKYQTGIRGVHPKDVNGQKMVFSSSFVESEEVLHSLVAYLLELQKPKVTEVNPTGGDPFSSAVQRK, encoded by the coding sequence ATGAAGTCCTTCACACGCATCCTGTTGGCGGCTCTGCTGGTGTCGCAGGTAGCGGCAGTGCACGGGGCGGATGAAGCCAAGGGAGCGGGACAGGAAGCGGCGGTTCTGTACCAGAACGTGTGTGCTGCCTGCCATGGTCCGAAAGGGGAGGGGAGGCAGGATCTCAAGGCGCCCTCCATCGCTGCCCTGCCTGACTGGTATGTGCGAGCGCAGTTGGAGAACTTCCGCAACGATCGCCGCGGTACGCATTCCCAGGATCCTGAGGGGCAACTGATGCGGGCTGTATCCAAGGTACTCACCGCGGATCAGGCAAAGGCCATGGCGGTGCACGTCGCCAGTCTGCCGCGTCACACCCCTGTGGCCACCATTCAGGCAGACACCACCGAGGGACGACTCCTATATGGAGAGCGTTGCATGGAATGCCATCGATACAATGCCGAAGGGGAACTCTTCTTTGGAAGCCCTCCGCTCATTGGTCTGCAAGACTGGTACCTGGCATCGCAGATCAAAAAGTATCAGACCGGCATCCGTGGCGTGCATCCGAAGGATGTGAACGGGCAGAAGATGGTCTTCAGCTCCAGCTTCGTGGAGAGCGAGGAGGTCTTGCATTCGCTGGTGGCATATCTGCTGGAGTTGCAGAAACCCAAAGTGACGGAGGTGAATCCTACTGGTGGTGATCCGTTTAGCTCTGCGGTACAGAGGAAGTAA
- a CDS encoding sialate O-acetylesterase — translation MKRLLLFTSLLAAAAGSLQADVKLASVFTDNMVLQRGKPVAVWGTADAGEEVSISFAGQSKKATADKGGAWKVSLEKLEASAEGRDFVVKGKNEVTLKNVVVGEVWICSGQSNMQWSVKSSNDSDKEIADANHPNIRLFTVPNVAQDEPQKVVAGTKGWLVCTPENIPSFTGVGYFFGRELQTKLDVPIGLINTSWGGTRAEAWTSKPALEAVPSLKAIITGWDEFFKTYDAAKAKEQYEAAAKVQNEKIAQIKEENAKPGAAQKPVPNAPGAFQDQTKSQHRPAVLFNAMIAPLVPYAVKGAIWYQGESNQKRAEQYQTLLPAMIKDWRKQWGDDFSFYIVQLAGFGPSGPKPIGTPDTWAELQWAQFLTAIKTPKCGLAVANDIGDEKDIHPKNKQEVGRRLARQALVKDYKVQNLLSGGPVYGGADVTGNKIVVHFSNADGLKARDGGEIKGFLICGADRVWKPAKAKVFAGRPQVHVSSEEVKNPVAVRYAWVGWIPEANLVNKDGLPTGVFRSDKFDLSTKDVVNPFVENVAPAPAPAPAAVPAKKEEVRPAEPAKKAA, via the coding sequence ATGAAACGACTCCTTCTCTTCACCTCACTCCTCGCGGCTGCTGCCGGTTCGCTTCAGGCGGACGTCAAGCTGGCCAGCGTCTTCACGGACAACATGGTGCTCCAGCGCGGCAAGCCGGTCGCGGTCTGGGGTACGGCGGATGCGGGTGAGGAGGTCTCTATTTCCTTCGCCGGTCAGAGCAAGAAGGCCACGGCAGACAAGGGTGGCGCCTGGAAGGTGTCTCTCGAAAAACTGGAAGCCAGCGCCGAGGGCCGTGACTTCGTCGTGAAGGGCAAGAATGAAGTCACCCTGAAGAACGTCGTCGTGGGTGAAGTCTGGATCTGCTCCGGTCAGTCGAACATGCAGTGGTCCGTGAAGTCTTCGAACGACTCGGACAAGGAGATCGCTGACGCGAATCATCCCAACATTCGTCTCTTCACCGTGCCGAACGTGGCTCAAGACGAGCCGCAGAAGGTGGTGGCTGGCACCAAAGGCTGGCTCGTTTGCACTCCGGAGAACATCCCCAGCTTCACCGGCGTGGGTTACTTCTTCGGACGCGAGCTGCAGACCAAGTTGGACGTGCCCATCGGCCTCATCAACACCTCCTGGGGCGGCACGCGTGCAGAGGCCTGGACCAGCAAGCCAGCGTTGGAAGCTGTGCCCTCCTTGAAGGCCATCATCACCGGCTGGGATGAGTTCTTCAAAACATACGACGCTGCGAAGGCCAAGGAGCAGTACGAAGCCGCCGCGAAGGTGCAGAATGAGAAGATTGCCCAGATCAAGGAAGAGAATGCCAAGCCCGGCGCGGCACAGAAGCCCGTGCCGAATGCGCCCGGTGCTTTCCAGGATCAGACGAAGTCCCAGCATCGTCCGGCGGTGCTCTTCAATGCGATGATTGCCCCGCTCGTGCCCTATGCCGTGAAGGGCGCGATCTGGTACCAGGGCGAGTCCAACCAGAAGCGCGCGGAGCAGTACCAGACGCTGCTGCCCGCCATGATCAAGGACTGGCGCAAGCAGTGGGGAGATGACTTCAGCTTCTACATTGTGCAGCTCGCCGGCTTCGGCCCCAGCGGTCCGAAGCCAATCGGAACACCAGACACCTGGGCTGAGCTCCAGTGGGCGCAGTTCCTCACTGCCATCAAGACACCGAAGTGCGGTCTCGCGGTGGCGAATGATATCGGTGATGAGAAGGACATCCATCCCAAGAACAAACAGGAAGTTGGTCGTCGTCTTGCCCGCCAGGCTCTGGTGAAAGACTACAAGGTGCAGAACCTCCTCTCAGGCGGACCTGTGTACGGTGGCGCTGATGTCACCGGGAATAAAATCGTGGTGCACTTCAGCAATGCCGATGGCCTCAAGGCGCGCGATGGTGGCGAGATCAAAGGGTTCCTCATCTGCGGCGCTGATCGCGTTTGGAAGCCCGCGAAAGCGAAAGTGTTTGCCGGCCGCCCCCAGGTGCATGTCTCCAGCGAAGAGGTGAAAAACCCCGTGGCAGTGCGCTACGCCTGGGTGGGCTGGATTCCCGAAGCGAACTTGGTGAACAAGGACGGCCTGCCCACCGGCGTCTTCCGTTCGGACAAGTTCGATCTTTCCACCAAGGATGTCGTGAATCCCTTCGTCGAAAACGTGGCGCCAGCACCTGCACCCGCACCCGCCGCTGTCCCGGCGAAGAAGGAAGAAGTGCGCCCGGCGGAGCCCGCCAAGAAAGCGGCGTAG
- a CDS encoding serine protease, giving the protein MQPQYRRPTADETAREETRAKLMLGGIGVGALLIIGLGVHFGIKYLDHAEGEASGLKELARMDAAREKEAIREELAAQEKVEKAKAAERKVLRDELSRTICRGNDAVADELLAAIEKVVEEATDAFNNGQLPPDLPRFMEDSLVKKMTDNPVLRKSFRASELHAIAKAFFGSMERMPANNGQGQGQTLGLLANYSSMGSGFFISSDGWLLTNHHVVRNVTEVDIRTASGEVLKAQVMKTDPKADLALLKTSGVAPEWLPLSDGQATLGASVFTVGYPRPTLQGVEPKFTDGTVSSLKGARDEASNYQISVPLQPGNSGGALVHLQSGWVIGVVRAAFDPSVAQNVNYAVKSTAARALIEATTSAKPLLKVPVPPNPTDASATIEKVKSATVLVLIPR; this is encoded by the coding sequence ATGCAGCCGCAGTACCGGCGTCCCACGGCAGATGAAACCGCCCGGGAAGAAACAAGAGCGAAGCTCATGCTGGGCGGCATCGGAGTGGGCGCTCTTCTCATCATCGGCTTGGGCGTGCATTTCGGCATCAAGTACCTGGACCACGCCGAGGGTGAAGCCTCCGGCCTGAAAGAGCTGGCCCGCATGGATGCCGCCAGGGAGAAAGAAGCCATCCGCGAGGAACTTGCGGCACAGGAAAAGGTGGAAAAGGCCAAAGCTGCGGAGCGCAAGGTGCTGCGCGACGAATTGAGCCGCACCATCTGCCGCGGCAATGACGCCGTGGCCGACGAACTCCTTGCCGCGATAGAAAAAGTCGTCGAAGAAGCGACCGACGCCTTCAACAACGGCCAGCTTCCTCCCGATCTGCCTCGCTTCATGGAGGACAGCCTCGTCAAGAAGATGACGGATAATCCGGTGCTGCGAAAATCGTTTCGCGCGAGTGAGTTGCACGCCATTGCCAAGGCATTCTTCGGCAGCATGGAGCGCATGCCTGCCAACAATGGCCAGGGGCAGGGCCAGACGCTCGGTCTGCTGGCAAACTACTCCTCCATGGGCAGCGGCTTCTTCATCTCCAGCGATGGCTGGCTGCTGACCAATCATCATGTGGTGCGTAATGTGACGGAAGTGGATATCCGCACCGCCTCTGGAGAAGTGCTCAAGGCGCAGGTGATGAAGACGGATCCCAAGGCAGATCTCGCCCTGTTGAAGACCTCCGGAGTGGCGCCGGAATGGCTGCCTCTGAGCGATGGACAGGCGACTCTAGGAGCGAGCGTGTTTACCGTGGGCTACCCGCGCCCGACCCTTCAGGGAGTGGAGCCCAAGTTTACCGATGGCACGGTGAGCAGCCTGAAAGGAGCGCGAGATGAAGCCTCGAACTACCAGATCTCCGTGCCCCTGCAGCCCGGCAACTCCGGTGGAGCACTCGTGCATTTGCAAAGCGGCTGGGTGATCGGCGTGGTGCGGGCGGCATTCGATCCCTCTGTGGCTCAAAACGTGAACTACGCAGTGAAAAGCACCGCGGCGCGTGCCTTGATCGAAGCAACCACCTCGGCAAAACCCCTGCTCAAGGTCCCGGTGCCACCCAACCCCACGGATGCCAGCGCCACCATCGAGAAGGTGAAATCCGCCACGGTGCTGGTGTTGATTCCGCGGTGA
- a CDS encoding Fic family protein, translating into MAFEPNYGITAPAALALMAIERSRAAIEHLPIRAGLITSLRESARLLSTHYSTQIEGNRLTLPEVKQVIAGHGGFPGRERDEKEVLNYYKAADKAEVLAAIKRPLKEEDIQLLHGLTFEGRAKPAPYRDGQNVIRDGHDGHIVYMPPEAKEVGRLMKDLVQWINHTIAEKRVPAPVIAALAHYQFATIHPYYDGNGRTARLLAILILHRCGYGLKGIFSLEEYYARNLEAYYEALTVGPSHNYHLGRAEADVGHFVQYFCEGMADAFAKVQARTENMEVPAGEGLSEKLLRELRPLQRTVLGLFQKSQVVTSKEIAAYLGIPPRQATIQCATWVIEGFLVIADSSKKARTYCIANKWERLIA; encoded by the coding sequence ATGGCATTTGAGCCCAACTACGGCATCACTGCCCCAGCTGCCTTGGCCCTGATGGCCATTGAGCGCTCACGCGCCGCGATCGAGCACTTGCCGATCCGTGCCGGGTTGATCACCTCCCTGCGCGAATCTGCACGCTTGCTGTCCACGCACTATTCGACCCAGATCGAGGGGAATCGCCTGACGCTACCGGAGGTGAAACAGGTCATCGCAGGACACGGTGGCTTCCCGGGACGAGAGCGGGATGAAAAGGAAGTGCTGAACTACTACAAGGCAGCAGACAAGGCTGAGGTCTTGGCTGCAATCAAACGCCCACTCAAAGAGGAGGACATCCAACTTCTACATGGTCTGACATTTGAAGGCAGGGCGAAACCCGCACCTTATCGCGACGGGCAGAATGTCATCCGAGATGGCCATGATGGGCACATTGTCTACATGCCTCCGGAGGCGAAGGAAGTTGGTCGCTTGATGAAGGACCTCGTGCAATGGATCAATCACACCATCGCAGAGAAGCGGGTTCCTGCTCCCGTGATTGCGGCTCTGGCGCACTACCAGTTCGCCACCATTCATCCGTACTATGATGGCAATGGACGCACTGCGCGCCTCCTTGCGATCTTGATCCTGCACCGCTGCGGCTATGGCCTAAAAGGCATTTTCTCGCTGGAGGAATACTACGCCAGGAATCTGGAAGCTTATTATGAAGCCCTGACGGTAGGACCCAGTCACAACTACCACCTTGGCCGAGCAGAGGCGGATGTGGGCCATTTCGTGCAGTACTTTTGTGAGGGCATGGCGGATGCTTTTGCGAAGGTTCAAGCCCGCACGGAGAACATGGAAGTTCCCGCCGGTGAAGGCCTGAGCGAGAAACTGCTGAGGGAACTGCGACCACTCCAAAGGACCGTACTGGGCTTATTTCAAAAGAGCCAGGTCGTTACTTCCAAGGAAATTGCGGCGTACCTTGGCATCCCTCCACGGCAAGCCACGATCCAATGTGCGACTTGGGTCATTGAGGGATTCTTGGTCATCGCGGACTCATCCAAGAAAGCGCGTACCTACTGTATCGCGAACAAATGGGAGCGTCTTATCGCCTGA